Proteins encoded within one genomic window of Macrobrachium nipponense isolate FS-2020 chromosome 8, ASM1510439v2, whole genome shotgun sequence:
- the LOC135223292 gene encoding uncharacterized protein LOC135223292 — protein sequence MKAALRNGLLLLVTICQVRSSVSLPNFNDSIFAVTNKTEIEILDDDVDLLLRSVADALPSEMRLDNASEAPDEECSLHGLRNSVKRKGDAAVLQVTDNEVLISFDVSMNETEVRCVRKEEDRPPVVLRRSWWKKVREGVKKAVKVVATDFAVKVVLSTVLLDEPRLRDVRVMDLQISGSEGSGTTVSEETALLKKLVDGKEKISKELEETISEKLRSL from the exons ATGAAGGCAGCATTGAGGAATGGACTGTTGCTACTCGTAACAATATGTCAAGTGAGAAGTTCGGTTTCTTTACCTAACTTCAACGATTCCATTTTTGCTGTGACCAATAAGACCGAAATTGAGATCCTCGACGATGACGTTGACTTACTGTTGCGGTCTGTCGCCGATGCTCTTCCCAG CGAAATGAGACTAGACAACGCCAGTGAAGCGCCAGACGAAGAGTGCTCCTTACACGGTCTCCGGAACAGCGTCAAACGCAAGGGAGATGCGGCTGTCCTACAAGTCACTGACAATGAAGTCCTCATATCCTTTGACGTCTCTATGAACGAGACGGAAGTTCGATGCGTCCGGAAGGAAGAAGACAGGCCCCCAGTCGTCCTAAGGCGCAGCTGGTGGAAGAAAGTGCGAGAGGGCGTTAAGAAG GCGGTCAAGGTGGTGGCAACCGATTTTGCTGTGAAAGTCGTTTTAAGTACAGTACTCCTCGACGAACCTAGGTTGCGAG ACGTTAGGGTGATGGATTTGCAAATTAGCGGGTCTGAGGGCTCAGGAACCACGGTGTCCGAAGAGACTGCTCTTTTGAAGAAACTCGTCGATGGCAAAGAAAAGATTTCTAAAGAACTGGAGGAAACCATATCAGAAAAGCTACGCAGTCTTTAA